The Daphnia magna isolate NIES unplaced genomic scaffold, ASM2063170v1.1 Dm_contigs225, whole genome shotgun sequence genomic interval ACGGGAGGCGGATGATGTCATCGTTCCGTGTCTCGATGGGTTTTCAGGAAGCTGGTATAATACGTTCAcagttattttgtttttacttgatTGAAAAATACTGTGAtatcaggaaaaaaaactaatgatTTCTATCAACTTTCAGCCAAATTGATCTGTGTGATTTCATGATCAATTATCCAGAATTGATCTCGATTCCAGTGGCCGGTTGTCCGATTCCTCCGGCCAGCTACGTTTTTAATAGCAACCTGGTTTTTAACGAACTTTGGCTGCCTGTTAATGGAAACCTACAGGTATATGTGATATTTGCTTTTCACCTTAAAAGTTCGGGTATAATGAAAATttgcattaattttttttttttttttcagaacgCCACGTACAACATGCGATATGAGCTAAAAATAGAGCAAGAAGTTGTTGGCTGTTTCACCTTACCAATCATCCTCTCAACTGGTGGCGTTTAAAGACACTTCGACAATCGTAGAAATTTTCATGGAAATATTGTATATGCGATTAAATTGTAATTACACTATCTGCCTTCATCCCCTCGTCCAACTATTTCGGAATTGTAATAGGAAAACTTGCGGTTCACAAAGCAGCAAAGATGTGATTGTTTACTTGAGGTTGAGTCTTTTACATGGctcattttcctttctttagTCAAATGTTTCAAAAGGATATACCCAACCATATATGATTCACAGTCGGGAATTCACTTCCGCTGTCAGTATAACATATGCTTCGATCCAAGTCGTCTTGGCTTGATATTGTTGCAGACGGTCCGCCCGTCTCAGTACCCTTTGTGATGTCCGTCTCCTCACTCCATCTGTgtatgtgtatgtgtgtgcCCTGAGGGCCTGTGTTGTAGTTGCCGAGTGAGGGCGTGACGGTCTCGTAAGTTGGCCAGCGAACGAAAAGAGGTGTTAGTCGTCACTTGTCTCTCTTGTCGTAACTTGTCCTGTCGCCTGTAGGAGGCGtacgtatgtgtgtgtgtgtaacacaCTGTAAGACTCTTTACGTTCGTTTGAGTCGTCTAAGGAAGGGTTGCGGCGTTTGCCTGGCCACTTCCGCGTAGTGTTTTAAATATATGTGAGTAACCCCCCCTATCTGTTGtgtttcctctttttattatttatttatttattaagtTCAAGTGCTTGGCCGAATCCGCTCGCCGGCCGAACACATTGCAACAATATAATGCAATTATTTTTATGGCTTGATTTTAAAATTCCACAGatggtaaaaaataaataaataaagccTGACCACCGATGTTTTTAACGAATTATTTTCCTTTAGTTTTTCGAGAAACCGCTATACGTAAAAATGGCTGCAGTATGTAATAAGCAGACGAAAAGCCAACAGCAGTTGGCCATGATTGTTTACGTTTTGCGAATCTAGCTGTCGTCCTTATTGGCTTAGTCGTGAAAAaactagtttatttttttcttttacaaccGTTTTTCAACCCTTTCTTCTCTGTGACCTTGGAGAAATACTGGATACGCAACTTCAGGCTATCGCTGAACATAAAATTGATTCCGTcttgttggttttgttttttcttcctaaAGGCATCGACAAAAGCAAAATATGCCTGCAGGTAAAAGCTCTTTCCTTCAAGAATACATTTTGCTGATTCCACGATTCGAATGACCCTGTATTTTGCCTCAGGTCGAAAACAACTCTTTTCAATGTCCACGTCGTTTATCTGTTGCCATGCAAAAGAGAATAATTTAAGAAGTAGACTTTgtagcgaaaaaagaaaagaagtgaTATCGTGTCCATTTCGGGAAAATTCAATCGATCTCAAGTTCCTGTGACATCTCTACGCTTTGGCTTCAAGGTTAGAAAAACAAGTCCGCCAGTGACGTTTTAACAGCAGTCGGGAGCAAAAACTTCGTCTGGACGCAACCCTTTTTCAtgattgcaaaacaaacaTCTGTAGTGGTTGGAGCCCAAAGCTCAACGTGACCCATTTTTACGTACTAAAATTCAACATCTTGAGTCTCAGTGCACTTCGataccaataaaaaaacaaaaaaacacttaCTTGGTAAGCACCATTTTAAAATTCTGCGTTGTTAATTTAGGCTCTATAGTAAGCTGTTAGATCTTGTTATCGCCGGATGCTCTGCCGCATCCCCGTTTACTGattgttgggttttttttttttacagttctgattttcatttccttgATAACTGTTTGCAGTCAATTTCATTAAATCGATATTTTGCTGTTTgttaaaaatgtttaaaagaCAAGCCATTGCCACGAAAGAACCCACCAATTCTAACTGgcgaaaacaaacaaattcattTCTAGATCTCGATCGTCTGAAGTTGTTGACATAAAGTATTTTCGCCGTGTTGGCCATAATgttagccgtttttttttatttattaactCGTGGTTGACTTTCATGGTGAAACTTGCGTTCTGTGGTCTGCTTCACACACCCAAAAGCGTTCAGCGAGTTTAACGACGATTCACAGTTCATTCGCCAAC includes:
- the LOC116927892 gene encoding uncharacterized protein LOC116927892, which codes for MWEVPGGSILLSITAINIQPLPVGVVLTKLIRREADDVIVPCLDGFSGSCQIDLCDFMINYPELISIPVAGCPIPPASYVFNSNLVFNELWLPVNGNLQNATYNMRYELKIEQEVVGCFTLPIILSTGGV